One Solanum pennellii chromosome 10, SPENNV200 genomic region harbors:
- the LOC107032191 gene encoding uncharacterized protein At5g01610 encodes MDQILNKVGSYWIGQKANKEINSVGDDINSLQSSIEGGSRWLVNKIKGKMQKPLPELLKEHDIPVGIFPRDATNYEFNEETRKLTVFIPSICEVGYRDSSVLRFSTAVTGYLEKGKLADIEGIKTKVMIWVKVTAISSEKSKLYVTAGLKKSRSREAYEVLRDGFTVDKF; translated from the exons ATGGATCAGATATTGAACAAGGTAGGTTCCTATTGGATTGGTCAAAAAGCCAACAAGGAGATCAATTCCGTCGGCGATGACATTAAT TCCTTGCAAAGCAGTATCGAAGGAGGAAGCAGATGGCTGGTGAACAAGATTAAAG GGAAAATGCAAAAGCCATTACCAGAACTGCTGAAGGAACATGACATTCCAGTAGGCATTTTCCCTCGTGATGCCACCAACTATGAGTTTAACGAAGAAACCAGGAAGCTCACTGTCTTTATTCCTTCAATATGTGAGGTTGGTTACAGAGATTCATCTGTATTACGCTTCTCTACCGCGGTTACTGGATACTTGGAGAAAGGAAAGCTAGCTGACATTGAGGGAATAAAAACAAAGGTAATGATCTGGGTAAAAGTTACTGCCATTTCATCTGAAAAATCAAAGCTTTATGTCACGGCTGGGTTGAAGAAATCCCGCAGTAGAGAGGCTTATGAGGTGTTGAGAGATGGATTTACTGTAGATAAATTCTAG
- the LOC107032005 gene encoding BAG family molecular chaperone regulator 4-like, translating into MKDSINSSISSGDEAAWEIRPSGMLVQKRENDAAANPTIIIKVSYASQEFDLPVPPELTFGEVKSILSSIIGLEPKLQKVLFRGKEKEDHEYLHLVGVKDNSKVLVMEEETVEEKIPEEVRVTTEISRGAEAVAEVRTEVDKLSEQVSAVQAVVFGGTNVEDKDIIHLTEMLMRQLLKLDGIEAAGEGRVQRKSEVRRVQNLVETLDAVKARNSNPFINNSNAVSVTTQWETFDSGVGSLNAPPPPRPVLEVGSINTPSPPRPVLGVGSMNASPPPRPAFGVGGLNTPPPPTPVPGVGSMNASPPLRPPFGFGGLKTPPPPTAVPGVGSMNTSPPPRPPFGVGGLNTPPPPTPVLGVGSMNASTPPRPAFGVGGLNTPPPPTPVLGVGSMNASPPSITVFGVGGLNTPPPPTPTLVLGVGSMNVPSPRPVLGVGSQTAPPLRPPTTIVTEDWEQFE; encoded by the exons atgaaagATTCAATCAATAGCAGTATCAGTAGCGGCGATGAAGCTGCTTGGGAAATTAGACCGAGCGGCATGCTTGTTCAGAAGAGAGAAAACGATGCTGCCGCTAATCCCACTATAATCATCAAGGTCTCGTATGCTTCTCAAGAATTTGACCTTCCTGTGCCACCTGAACTCACTTTTG GTGAAGTAAAAAGTATCCTTTCCTCAATAATCGGTTTGGAGCCTAAGCTGCAAAAAGTTCTATTCCggggaaaagaaaaagaagatcatGAATATCTGCACTTGGTTGGTGTGAAAGACAATTCCAAAGTGTTAGTTATGGAGGAAGAAACGGTTGAGGAAAAAATTCCTGAAGAGGTTAGGGTTACCACTGAAATATCAAGAGGAGCCGAAGCTGTTGCTGAAGTGAGAACCGAAGTGGATAAGCTCTCAGAGCAG GTCTCTGCCGTACAAGCAGTTGTGTTTGGTGGTACTAATGTTGAGGACAAGGATATTATCCATTTGACAGAAATGCTGATGAGACAGCTACTGAAATTGGACGGCATTGAGGCTGCAGGAGAAGGAAGAGTACAAAGAAAATCGGAG GTTCGTCGTGTCCAAAACTTAGTAGAGACATTGGATGCAGTAAAAGCAAGAAATTCCAATCCCTTTATCAACAACAGTAATGCCGTGTCAGTGACTACTCAATGGGAGACATTTGATTCGGGGGTTGGAAGCCTGAATGCCCCACCACCACCTAGACCTGTGCTTGAGGTTGGAAGCATAAACACTCCATCTCCTCCTAGACCTGTGCTTGGGGTTGGAAGCATGAACGCCTCACCTCCTCCTAGACCTGCGTTTGGGGTTGGAGGACTCAACACCCCACCACCTCCTACACCTGTGCCTGGAGTTGGAAGCATGAACGCCTCACCTCCTCTTAGACCTCCGTTTGGGTTTGGAGGACTGAAAACCCCACCACCTCCTACAGCTGTGCCTGGAGTTGGAAGCATGAACACCTCACCTCCTCCTAGACCTCCGTTTGGGGTTGGAGGACTCAACACCCCACCACCTCCTACACCTGTGCTTGGAGTTGGAAGCATGAACGCCTCAACTCCGCCTAGACCTGCGTTTGGGGTTGGAGGACTGAACACCCCACCACCTCCTACACCCGTGCTTGGAGTTGGAAGCATGAATGCCTCACCTCCTTCTATAACTGTGTTTGGGGTTGGAGGACTGAACACCCCACCACCTCCTACTCCTACACTTGTACTTGGGGTTGGAAGCATGAACGTCCCATCTCCTAGACCTGTTCTTGGGGTTGGAAGCCAAACCGCCCCACCTCTTAGACCGCCCACTACTATAGTGACTGAGGATTGGGAACAATTCGAATAG